TTTTGATATTCTATAATGTGAGAGGCTCCACTTCTAAGCTTAACTTTATTTTTATATTCACCTTCTCTAGTATAATGAAATAAATTTCCTGTGATATTATCATAGATGTAGATGCCCTTATTATTTATAAGAAAATCAGTTATTTCCAAGTATTCATTAGCGCCTTTGCCATATTTATTTAATATGGATTTTATTTTTCCTTTCATATCAAAGGAATATAAACGCTTTAATCCTTTGCTTAAAATATAAATTGTAGAATCATGACAAATTATAGAAGGTTTCTGTTTTATTAATACTTCGTTACTAGTTTCTAGAGGTATAAAAAAAGCGGTATCAATTATAGACGTAAAACCATTTTTTTCATTTAAACTAAATGTGAAGTGTTCATCTCCCTTTTTTATTGTGTTTGAAGTACACGAAAAAAATGCAATTGTAATTATATTTATCCAAATGTATTTCATAACTATTGTTTTATAAAGGATACCTCAAAAAATAATGTTATAACAATTTATTAACGTAGTAAAAGGAAATATATTGTTGTATATAAATTTTTTGAGGTTTCCTATTTTGTTTATAAATAAATTATTACTGTTGCTTCCAGTCTCCACAACTAGAAACCATTTTGTTTAAACTTTCGTGACACGTAGATTCTTTTTTTTCTTGGCAATATGTATTCCATACTCTACATTCTCTTTTGTATTCAATTTTTACATTGTTTTTTCCAAATTCAGTTTTTACTTCAAGGGAAGTAAACTTATCAGTTTGATTATAGTAATCTTCGTAACTACCAGTTCCTCCGCCTCCACCAGACGTCTTTCCCCCTGGAGTGGTAGTGTTTCCACCGCCCTCTCCAGATCCATTTCCACCATTGGAGCCACTCCCGTCTCCTCCAGAGTTATTAGTTTGTGCTAATACTTCTACATGCAGTGAATTTTTAGTAATACCATAATTGTTCAGTGCATACTGAATGTTTAAGCCACTTCCTAATAATAAGAATAAGGCTCCAGCTCCCATTAAAAAATACTTTTTGTTCATAATAATTAATTTTTTAATTAAACATAGATTTATAATCACTCTCTTTAGAGATTTTTTTATATAAATAATAGTCTTCCCGGTGCTTGAGCAATTCGCGCATTTCTTTTTTCAAAGAGGTGGTACTTTTCCATTGGCGACTATAATAGTTTGTATAGGTAGCTAGATATAAGAAATATATTGCGCATATTATTAGGTATAATGTTCGAAATTTTGTTTTATTCCATATTTTTATTCCATAAAATGCAAAGAGAAATGTAATGCTTAAGCATGACAAATATACATAACGATCTGCAACAATAGCAAAGCGTGAAATGGGAATTATATGTAAAGCAACAACTATATGTATTAGGAAGAAAAGAAAGCTAAATATCAATATTTTTCTTTTTCCTAAAATGAAGATACAATATCCTAGTATTAATAAGATAACTGGATAAAGATAAAAGCGTAATGGTAAAATTTCTCCTACTTGGATAGGAAAAGGATAAATATATAATAACTTAATTGGTATGATACATTTTATAATGTATTCAAAAAGTGTATAGCAACCTAACACTAAACGTTGGCCTATAGGATAGATAGGAGCATTTCCTCCATTGCCTTGAGAAAGAATTGTGATTAATCCAAAAAATAAAGCACAGATAAAAAAGGGCGTTTTTTCTAACCAAATCTCTTTTGTCTTAAGATTGCGATTATTAATCCAGTCTAACAAAAGTAAGAATAAAGGAAAAACGACAGCCTGTTCTTTTCCTAAAAATGAGAAAGAAAAGAAGATAAAAGATAATAAGTAATATATAATTTTTTTCTTCTCAAGATATTCTAAGTAGATTAAAGATGCTATTAAATAAAAACATGTATAAATTAAAACTTTAGAGGCACTAATCCATGCAACTGATTCTACTGTGAGAGGGTGTATTCCCCAAAGCAAAACAGTAAAAAAAGCAATTAGAAAATAATTGTTAGAGGGAAGAAGTTTTTTTAAAAGCTTATAAAAGAAGAGAAAACTTAAAAGTATATTTATAGAATGCCATATTATATTGGCTATGTGAAAAGGTAATGGGTTATATCCCCAGCACGAATATATTATTATATAATTAAGCTCATTAAGAGGAGCATATTGCCCATGATAAAAATCAGTAAAGGTATGAATGAGATTATGCAATGTTAATCCTTCTGTAGTATATGTGTTCATTACCACCCATTGATCATCCCAATAGTATAAAAAGTCACTATTTACAATAGGATAGTAACATATATTGGTTATTACTATGAGAGTTACACAATATAATAGTTTATGTTTTTTATTTGTTTTCATCAGGTTAATTTTAAAAGTTTCTTATAAGAAGAACAGAATTTTCTCCTTTTACCCTAAAGAAAAAATGTTAAATATTGCAAATGATTTTATCTAAGTTTATGCGTTGAAGAAATAAATAGGATAAATTTTTAGGATACTTTTGGGGATAAGCTTATAAGGTTAGGTATTCACATTATAGTGAGATCTTTTTAAAGCCAAGTTTAGAGAGTTTAATTTTTATACATGGTAAACTATATCTTTTGAATAGCTGAAAGAATTCATCTACATCATTATTAAGTTGTTTGTATATAATAAGAACGTGTTGCTAAAAGTTAATAAATAAAAAGATCAGATTTTTTATTAGGGTAAAATCAAAAAAATCTGTTCTTCTATAAAACGATATGATTTAAATTTAATATCATGGAGAAAAGGATGTAAGAAAGTGTCATAATTAATAAAGAGTGAAATAAGAATATGAAGTATATTATAAAGACACTTGTATGGTTGAATAACAGGTTAATTATAAGGGTTTTGTTAGGACTTTTATTAGTTTCGTGTCAACATAAAACGGTGCATGAGGAGGCGGTCCGTGACCAATATATTTATAAAAATGCAGAAAGTCTTATAGAGGTTAGTGATACTGCTGAAGTTATTGATGTTACAAAGGCGATTCCATTATCTATCAGGGAATTTATTGAAAACTTGGTAGATAGTGTTTATTTTTTACAGCTTTCTTCAAAAGAACTTATAGGTGAAGTATGGAAACTTCATTTTTTTGAAGACAAAATATATATATTAGATCGATTTGTAGCTAAGAAGGTGTTTATTTTTAATTTTAAAGGAGAGTTACTTCGTGTTATTGATTCGCAAGGTGGAGGACCGGAAGAGTATTTATTATTAGGTGAAATAGCGATAGAGGAATCGAAAAAAGAATTATTAGTTTCTGACGGTGGAAGTACTAAATATCTCCATTATTCTTTAGACGGGGAATTTTTATATGTCACAAAAGGTATTACTAAATCCTATTATTATCCGGGAAGTGATGGCATCTATTATAATAGCTTGGGGTATGGACAGATGAGAAGTGAGTCTAATGATTGTCATGAACTTCTAGTTTCTAAAGATACATCCATTATTCGTATAGGTTTTCCTTTCTTTCCTCTCCAACAGAATGCAGCGATAGGAAATCCTTTTTATAAAAATACATTAGGAGAATTACTATATACTTCATGTTTATGTGATACCGTATATCAGTTGTTGTCAGATTCTTCGTATAGAGCGAAATACGTGGTAGAACAAGCAAAAAGTTTATGGAAGCATAAAGATGAATATTTAACGAATTCTCAACAGACTGATTTGGTATTCAATCAAGCATATACTTCTTTTGATCATTCCTTCCTTGAAAATGAAGATTTTTGTGTGGTGCCAATCTGTAAAAAATATAAGCGTGGTGTTTTAATAAGTCCTTATTATTATAATAAAGAGAATAGATCGGTGCATTATCTGGATTTAGAGAAAGGCTTTGATTCTTCAACACCTTTTAAGAAGGGTTTCTTTAATATAGTGAATCCTAAATGCACTTATAAGGGGTATTTTGTAGGAGCTTTTAATCCTGCCCCCGTAAAGGAGGGAAAGGAGTTATTAAATCCTTCCTATCGGGAAATCCTGGAAAAAGCTGATGAAAATACAAATCCGGTACTTATTTTTTATAAATTGAATCCAAAGTATAAATGAGTTTTTTATTCGCATGCTGATTCATTTGAATATGGAAAGAAGTGAGTAATTTTATAAGGGTATTTTATGAAATTAGGAAAAGAAATTTATTGGCTAGGAAGTTGCATATTAGTAATATATTTTCTTATCGCTATTCATAGTTCCGGATATTATCATCCGGACGAGCATTTTCAAATTATAGAATTTGCAGGATTGAAGGCCGGTTGGAATCAAGCTGCTGATTTGCCTTGGGAAAATGAGAAATTTATAGCATGTAGAATAGAATTAAGTGGTTGAATTTTTATGTATCAGATAATTTTATAAATGTTGGAGTGCGTTTAAAAATTGTCTACTCTGTTATTTTGAAAGATAAAGAATCTCTGTTGGTGTGGGTTAACTTTTGGTAATGGGAAATCTTTCTATCTATAGGGATCAGATGACAAGATTAAACTAATCAATATTATAGATGAAAAATAATACTTTTAGGATACTCTCTTATTAGAGATAGAATTAATTTGTCTAACTATTAAATATTTGATTTTATGAAATACATATGTACGTTAGTTTTATTACTAGTTTTTGCCAATTGTAATGTTTCGACTGAAAAATTAAAGGAAGGAAAAGGGCTTTTAAAACTCAATGATAATCTAAAGAAAGAATCCATTTATGCTCTTAACTTGGAGTCGTTTTTGTTAGATTCCATTGAGTCTTCTTATATAGGGAATATATGTATAGTGTCCGACACACTATATTTTATAGATGAACGATTTGCTTGGGTCTTTCGCTTTAGTAAGGATGGAAAATTTATAGATCGTAATTTGGGGCTAGGAGGTGGTCCTAAAGAAATAGAAACCGGATTAATTACAGGATATTGTATATTGCCTGATGGATGGATGTTTGTAGGACCAGCAGATGATTGCCATATTTTTGATAAAGCATTCTTTCGAGGAAACAGATTTGTAATTAACAGGGGTGGGTCAGGAGAAATGTCTTATAAAAATGCTCAAAATTATACGAAATGGTATGGGAATATTATAATGAAATATCATAATGATAATATTTATTATAACGTATATATAGAACGTCCCGGTATGAGTTCTTTCGATGATAAAGAAGAATATTATGAGAAAGTAGGAATCTTATTGAAAATGGATATAAATACCGGCAAAGTAACAGATATATTGGGTAGTTATCCACCCAAATATAGTGAGAATAAAGGAGCCATATTGTTTGATGGATTTTATTACGATATGGATAAGATGGGAAACTTTTATGTAAATTATGAAGCTGATTCTTTGATATATTGTTATGATGCTAACTTTGTTCCTACTCAAGTGTTTGGATTTAATGGGAAAAAGATGAATAGGGATTATCCGTTTGTTTCTAATGAGGACTATCTTAAAAGGAGGAATATTATAAAAGAAAAGTATGCCTATTTTACTCATATCAAATATATTGAAGAAATTAATACTTTGTTTAGATCGTATAGACGAAGTATAGATGAAGAGTTTGACGGATTACAAATCTATAAAGAGGAAACGTTAATTGGTGATGTAGATGTACCTAAGGGATTCAAAGTGTTAGGTTATATTTCTCCCTATGTATATGCAAGTACAGGCATAGATGAAGAAAATGAAACAATAGAACTATATAAATTTAAATTGTAAAGCAAGAGATATATTTTCGACATAGTTCTAAAAGTACTCCGTATAATTATTATATGTATACATGTAAGATAACCCATAGATACTCATTTACTTATTAAATAATATATCTTTAAAATATATATGGTTTGGTAAGATCAAGAAATTTAGGTATCTCAAACTTTTTTTGTACAGAAATGAGAATGGAAGAGAATTATTCTTTATATTTGCCGTGGATTATTATACGGAGTACTTTTAGAACTTATTCTTTCTAGAATTGGATGAGTAATAAAAATGTTTTTCTTACTTGTGTATAATTTTCCAATACAGCTAACAAGAAGATGACAATAAGGATAAAAAACAAATATTTGAATGCTAATTGTTGGTGATTATTAACCTTTTGCTTTATCTCTTTTTTCAGTAAAAGAGGAAAGAAAAAAGTTTCTTAAGTTGGTGAAGTTGATGCAATTGTTTGAAACTGGATGTCTAATCTTTCTTGGATAACTATTTATTTATTATTTAATATTATGGTAATATATGAATTAATTATCAGAAAGTGAGGAACATATTTATATGGACATACAGGTAAATTTGCTGAAAAATGGGAACGAAAAAGCCTTTAAGAAAATTGTAGAATCTTATTGGCCCCGTTTGTATAGATTTGCTCTGACTTATGTAATGGATGAGGAAGTAGCCAAAGAAATTGTGCAAGACACTTTTCTAACTTTATGGGAACAAAGGAAATCTCTAGAGGAAGATACTTGTTTGATTACTTACTTGATGGTCATCAATAAAAATAAATGCCTGAACTATCTTAAATTAACCAAGGTAGAGACTATGCCTTTAAGTGAGCTTTCCGAAGTTGCCGTTTATCATAGAAGTAACCTGTATGTATTGGAAGATGAATCGTTGGAAATCCTTATAACAAAAGAACTAAGTGCCGCTATTGATGCTTCATTGGCTAAACTTTCACCAAGAACAAGAGAAATATTTATAATGAGCCGTTATAAGGGGTTAAAAAATAAAGAAATAGCATCTTTGCAAAATATTACAGTTAAAACTGTGGAATTCCATATAAATAAGGCTCTTAGGCAACTTCAATGTGATTTATCCAAAGAATATTTAACCACCTTTCTTATCTGTTTCTATTTTTTTTTCACTCAAAAATAAAAATTCTTGCATTTTTCACTAGGGTAAAATCCAAAAAAGTTGTTCTTCTATGGTACCCTATATAAAAATATAAGATGGACGATTTTTTGATTTTGAAATTTATTGAAAAACAATGCTCTGCAGAAGATGCCCGGAAGGTGCTGCAATGGATTGAAGCCGATGAAGAAAATAAGAAACATTTCACCCGGCTGCAAGCTATTTGGACTGCCATAGAAATGGAACACATGGCACCTTGGGACAAAGTGGATCCTGCAGAAGTACAATATATAATGGAAAAGATTGGAAAGAAACACTATCGACGAATTATTTCCCTTTCTTTGGCTGGATGTGTTGCCGTTGCCGCAGCAATCTTGTTTTGTGTATTTTTTCTTCGGCAACCGAAAAATGTATACGATTATGAAAAGGCATTAGCCGAAGTTTCGAATCAAAAAGAAATTACTCTTTCTATTCATAATGAAAAGAAAATCGAATTGCCCGATTCATCGGTTGTGGTTACTTACAATAAGAAAGGGCAGATTTTAATTAACGATACCATTACTGTCGACGAACCTTCCAAAAAAGAAGAACAAAGTTTAAACGTAATTTATGTACCGTATGGAAAACGTTCTGTCATTATTTTGGAAGATGGAACGAAGGTACATCTGAATTCCGGTTCTTCGCTAGCTTATCCTGCCAATTTTACTTCAGATAAACGGGAGGTATATTTGGAAGGGGAAGCTTATTTTGAAGTAGCTAAAGAAAGTGCACGAAAGTTTATTGTGTTAACTGCTTATAAATCGGTTGAAGTATTAGGAACCCAATTTAATGTATGTATAGATAAATCTTTCGATAAGTTTGAAACTGTTTTGGTTACCGGTAAAATAGGATTGGAAAGTAAAACGGGAAAAATAGAACTTTCGCCGAATCAATATTATGGTCTCTCTTATACGTCAGGAGAAGAAGAACTGAAAACTGTAGATGTAGAAGAATATATCTCCTGGGTAGATGGAAAATTGAAATTTCAAAAAGAACCGTTAGCCAGAGTGTTGAATAAATTGGAAAAGTCTTATAATATCCGGATTCTATTGACACAATCTAAATACCTGGGATATACAATTACAGGAAGCTTAAACCTCAAGGATACTCCTGAGGAAACTTTAAATGTATTGATGAAAATTTTAATTCCAAACTATAAATCTCAAAAACAAACGTTATACCAAATTAAAAGTAAATAATTATGGAGAACATGGATTTTATCAACTTAATGTTTAACAAAATGAATCAATTATTATGAGAAAAAGATCGAATCTAAAGAAAAGATCCCCTCAGAAAAGAGGCGCTTGGAGAAGATTTTTGGCTGTTGGTTTATGTGGATGTGTGTCTATGACCATGTATGCTAATATCTTAAAATCGCAAGTAAGCTTGTCATTTAACAACACTACTTTGAAAAATGCCCTGGAACAATTGCAAGACCAGGCCGGCGTAAGCATTATCTATTCGAATAATGTGTTGAATGATGAAGCTGTAGTGAGTATTAATACTCAAAATATCACTTTGGAAGAAGCCTTGGGTTTGTTGCTGGCTAACCAGGATTGCTCTTATAAGATTGAAAACGGTCAGGTGATGTTGTTTCCTAAAGAAAAAGCTGAAACTACGGTAGCCGTTGCTCAACAAGATGGGGTAAGAATTAAAGGAAATGTCAAAGACCAGAATGGGGAGACTCTTCCGGGTGTGAATGTAATGGTGAAAGGAACCACTACCGGTGCTATAACCGATATAGACGGTAATTTTGAGATTACGGCTCCTTATGATAAGGCAAGCCTTATCTTTTCGTATGTAGGTTTTCAACCGAAAGAAATTAAGCTGGAAGGAAAAAAAGTTTTGAACGTAGTCTTAGTAGAAGATACGAAAGCTTTGGAAGAAGTTGTGGTAGTTGGTTATACCACACAAAAGAAAGCTACCATTACCGGATCTATCTCGACCATTACAACAAAAGATTTAAAACAAAGCCCGACAGCGAACTTGAACAATGCATTGGCTGGACGTATGCCGGGTTTAATGGTAAACCAGTTTAGCGGAGGGGAACCGGGAGTAGACCGTTCGGATATTAGGATACGTGGTGTTTCTACGTATGGAGACCAGTCACCTATTGTTATTGTGGATGGGGTAGAACGGGATATGAGTTACTTGGCTCCTGAAGAAATAGAAACGTTTACTATCTTGAAGGATGCTTCGGCTACGGCTCCTTACGGTGTACGCGGTGCGAATGGTGTCATTATTATTACAACAAAACGTGGTAAAGCATCGGAAAAGCCAAGTATAAATTTCAAGGCATCCGTAGGATCAAACCGTCCGGTGAAATTCCCTACCTATTTGGGTTCTGCTGATTATGCGACTTTGTACAATGAAGCGATGATTAACAGTAATCCGGGAGTAGATCCGTCTAAACTAACTTTATTCAGCCAGGAAGCTATTAATAATTTTAGAATGGCAAAAGGCGATAATTCGGATGGCTTGGGGTATAATTGGGATTATTTCGATTATGCATTTAAAACCGGGATACAACAAGATTATAGCTTGTCTGTACGAGGTGGTTCGGACCGTGCCCGTTATTATGTAATGGCAAATTATTATTCGCAGAACGGAAATTATAAACATACGGATATGACTCAGTATGATACGCAAGCGAATTTTAAACGGTATAATTTCCGTGCCAATGTAGATGTGGATATTACCAAAGATTTTTATATCAAGGTAGATTTGGGTGCTCGTATTACGGATCGCCACGCACCTGGTACTACTGCGAACAAAGTAGTTGCAATTTGTAATACCCAACCTCCTTATTTACCGATTACTTTGCCGGATAACGGAGTGGCTGATAATGAAAATTATCTATTGAATAATCCGTATGGATTGTTGTATGGAGATTACAGGCACCGTTATAATATTTTAGGTGAATTGTCGAGAACCGGTTATTTAATAGAAAAGAATACTTATCTGGATGGCTCGTTTGCTATAGGCCACAAGTTGGACTTTATCACTAAAGGATTGAAAGTGGAAGGTGTATTTTCGTACGATGCAAAGGAAGGGAACTGGATACACCGGACATTGGGCGACCGGAGTGATGGGTATGCAAATTATACTAATTACGCAACTTTTCAACCGGCAGAAGGTAGCTACGGTTCTTTTTATATGAATAATACAAATTATACCGGAAAATACATTCTAGGTAATCCGTGGTATGATAAAGACAATACATTAGGAAATAGTTTTTCCCATAATCCGGCTGAAAGTAAAACTTATTATCAATTGAAAGTGGATTATCTGCGTACTTTCGGCAAACATGATGTATCTGCCATGGTTTTGTTTAATCGCTCTACCCGCAGTTATGATAATCGGGTGGCTTATCGTTATCAAGGTTTGACAGGCCGTGCTACATACGCGTATGCGAATAAATATCTTGCGGAATTTAATATCGGTTATAACGGTTCGGAAAACTTTGCACCGGGTAAACGATACGGAACTTTTCCTGCAGGATCTGTGGGATGGGTTATTTCCCGGGAAAAATTTATGGAAGGAACAACTAATTGGCTGGATAATTTGAAATTGAGAGCTTCTTTCGGTTTGGTAGGTAGCGATAAGATTTCAGATAGTAATGATGACCGTTTTGCTTATTTGCAGTTTTATACGGGCGGTGACGGTTATTCTTTCGGTATAAACGAATTCGGTAATGGATATTCTGGTACTAAAGAAGGTAACTTTGCTAATCCGGATTTGACTTGGGAGAAAGCAAGAAAATTGGATGTCGGTTTAGACTTTTCTCTCTTTGGCGAACGGTTATCGGTTAGTATCGATTATTTTAAAGAACATCGGTATGATATTATTACTAATTTAAGTTCCGGAGATAAATTAGGTTTTCCCAACGTAGTCGGGAAAGCTGCTCCTTTCCTCAATTCCGGAATTGTTGATAATCAGGGTATTGATTTTGAAATAGGCTGGCAGGGACGTATCGGTAAGGAGTTCCGTTATTGGATTAAACCCAACTTTACGTTTGCCCGGAACAAAATCAAGTTTATGAACGAAATTACGTATGAAAACCCATGGCGTAGAAATACAGGGAAACGTATCGATGAATATTTTTTGTATGAAGTAGATCATTTTGTTCATGATCAGGCAGAAGCTGATCGTTTAAATGCTATGAATGATGGGGACGGTTTCCAACCGTGGGGAAAGCTCTATCCCGGAGATGTGGTATATAAAGATTTAAATGATGACGGAAAAATTGATGATGAACACGACCGTAGGGCCATGGGAAATCCGAGAACGCCGGAAATACAATTCGGTATTCCTTTCGGAGTCCAATATAAGGGTTTCGACTTTACTGTATTGTTACAAGGGGCTGCAAACTGTAGCTTATTGTTAACTGGACCTGCTACTTGGGATTTTCCAGCATATTATCAAGATCAGATTGGTAAAGTGAAACCGTTACACATGAATCGTTGGACGGAAGAAACAAAAGAAACGGCGACTTACCCGCGGTTAACGATCGGTGCTTATGAAAATAATAAGAACGGATCTAGTAGTTTATATTTGTATAATTCCTCTTATTTACGGGTGAAAAATCTGGAAATAGGATACTCATTACCTAAGAGCGCGATCCGTTTTGCCGGTCTGCAAAATGTTCGTTTCTATATTCAAGGGATGAACTTGTTAACTTTCGATGGATTGAAAGATGCGGACGTTGACCCGGAAACAGCTAAAGGAGAAGGTGCTTGGTATCCGATTCAACGTATATTCAATTTTGGAATAGATATTACTTACTAATCATTTAAATGGAGAATAATTATATGAACAAAAACATATTTTTTGCCGGACTTATTACGCTTGCGTCTGTTTTCACTTCTTGTGAAGATTATTTAGACCGCGTTCCGGATGATAAGGTAAATGAACAGCAGGTGTTTACCAGCTATGAGAAAGTGGAAGCATTGGTTACCGATTTGTATGCGAATTGTAAGGGGGCTAATAAGCCGATCATATTTTTCGCTAATTTCGGTACTGCCGGTGTTACGGATGAGTGCAGTGCCAGTAGCCATGAGAACGCTACGCCACATCAATTCCATATTGGTAACTACGGACCGTCACAGGGAATGCCGGCATCGAGTAGTTGCGGCCAATATTGGTGGGATTTATATACTAAAGTACGTAAGGCGAATATAATTCTGGAAGGAGTTGCGAAATACAATACTCCGGACAATCCGCAAAGTGGACGCCAAGGTGATATTAAAAGACGTATCGGTGAAGTTTACTTTTTAAGAGGTTATTTGTATTTCTTATTGCTTCGGGCTTATGGAGAAGTTCCTTATGTAGATCACGTGGTTAATCCGGGAGATAATATGGACTTTGCAAAAGTATCTTTCCATGAAGTGGTGGAAAAGATATGTATGGATGCCGATTCTGCGTATGCCCGTGTGGATGCTTGGAATGGAGGTCAATATTTCGGGCGTGTAGACAAAGGCGCTTGCTTAGGATTAAAAGCAATGACTCGTTGGATGGCGGCAACTCCTATGTGGAACGGTGGCAAATTCCCGGAAGATACGCGTGTGTTCAAAGAGGAATATGGATACGATGCTTCACGCTGGGAAGCTGCAAAGAAGGCAGCTAAAGCGGTAATGGATTGCAAGAAAGATGACGGTAGCCTTCGTTACACATTGTATACCAAATATGATAAGAATGATTTTAATGACGTAGACGGAAAGAATACGAGTAACAGCAAAGTATATCAACGGTTATGGCAAATGTTCTACGACATGGAATCGATAGAAAAGGAATGGGTATGGTTTGTTACCAAAGATAAAGATACCGGTTGGTCGGGCGATGTTTTGCCTCCCTCTCAAGGTGGCCATGCTCGTCAACGTCCGTTACAGGAACAAGTGGACGAATATGAATATATTGGCCCGGATGGTTATGGGTATCCGGTATACTCCAAACGTGCCAAGGCGGACGGATATGATGATGAGAATCCGTTTGAAAGCGTAAAACGTGACCCTCGTTTTTACCGGGATATTCGTTATCATGGTTCCATCTATGGAAATAAACAAATGAATACTGCTGAAGGGGATGATGCGGTAAGCGGAAGTTATCTGGATCAAGCTTCGCATACGGGATATTATTTGCGTAAATTTTATAAGGATGCTTGGGATAGAGGTCATGGCGGTCATACCATTAATGGCCCAGCTATCTGGCGTCTTCCGGAAATTATTTATATTTATTGCGAAGCTGTAAATGAAACAAGTGGTCCGAACCAAGAAATTTATGATCTGTTGAACCAGATACGGGAACGTTCTTTTATGGCTCCTATCCCTCCGGAAGCTAAAACTGATAAAAAATTGATGAATGAATATATCCAACGTGAACGTAGAGTGGAATTGTTCTATGAAAATCACCGGATCTGGCATTGCCGTTTGTATCTCGAACCTGATGATGCGGAACAATTAGCATTGGAAAAGGCTTA
This genomic interval from Parabacteroides pacaensis contains the following:
- a CDS encoding SusC/RagA family TonB-linked outer membrane protein, which translates into the protein MRKRSNLKKRSPQKRGAWRRFLAVGLCGCVSMTMYANILKSQVSLSFNNTTLKNALEQLQDQAGVSIIYSNNVLNDEAVVSINTQNITLEEALGLLLANQDCSYKIENGQVMLFPKEKAETTVAVAQQDGVRIKGNVKDQNGETLPGVNVMVKGTTTGAITDIDGNFEITAPYDKASLIFSYVGFQPKEIKLEGKKVLNVVLVEDTKALEEVVVVGYTTQKKATITGSISTITTKDLKQSPTANLNNALAGRMPGLMVNQFSGGEPGVDRSDIRIRGVSTYGDQSPIVIVDGVERDMSYLAPEEIETFTILKDASATAPYGVRGANGVIIITTKRGKASEKPSINFKASVGSNRPVKFPTYLGSADYATLYNEAMINSNPGVDPSKLTLFSQEAINNFRMAKGDNSDGLGYNWDYFDYAFKTGIQQDYSLSVRGGSDRARYYVMANYYSQNGNYKHTDMTQYDTQANFKRYNFRANVDVDITKDFYIKVDLGARITDRHAPGTTANKVVAICNTQPPYLPITLPDNGVADNENYLLNNPYGLLYGDYRHRYNILGELSRTGYLIEKNTYLDGSFAIGHKLDFITKGLKVEGVFSYDAKEGNWIHRTLGDRSDGYANYTNYATFQPAEGSYGSFYMNNTNYTGKYILGNPWYDKDNTLGNSFSHNPAESKTYYQLKVDYLRTFGKHDVSAMVLFNRSTRSYDNRVAYRYQGLTGRATYAYANKYLAEFNIGYNGSENFAPGKRYGTFPAGSVGWVISREKFMEGTTNWLDNLKLRASFGLVGSDKISDSNDDRFAYLQFYTGGDGYSFGINEFGNGYSGTKEGNFANPDLTWEKARKLDVGLDFSLFGERLSVSIDYFKEHRYDIITNLSSGDKLGFPNVVGKAAPFLNSGIVDNQGIDFEIGWQGRIGKEFRYWIKPNFTFARNKIKFMNEITYENPWRRNTGKRIDEYFLYEVDHFVHDQAEADRLNAMNDGDGFQPWGKLYPGDVVYKDLNDDGKIDDEHDRRAMGNPRTPEIQFGIPFGVQYKGFDFTVLLQGAANCSLLLTGPATWDFPAYYQDQIGKVKPLHMNRWTEETKETATYPRLTIGAYENNKNGSSSLYLYNSSYLRVKNLEIGYSLPKSAIRFAGLQNVRFYIQGMNLLTFDGLKDADVDPETAKGEGAWYPIQRIFNFGIDITY
- a CDS encoding RagB/SusD family nutrient uptake outer membrane protein, whose amino-acid sequence is MNKNIFFAGLITLASVFTSCEDYLDRVPDDKVNEQQVFTSYEKVEALVTDLYANCKGANKPIIFFANFGTAGVTDECSASSHENATPHQFHIGNYGPSQGMPASSSCGQYWWDLYTKVRKANIILEGVAKYNTPDNPQSGRQGDIKRRIGEVYFLRGYLYFLLLRAYGEVPYVDHVVNPGDNMDFAKVSFHEVVEKICMDADSAYARVDAWNGGQYFGRVDKGACLGLKAMTRWMAATPMWNGGKFPEDTRVFKEEYGYDASRWEAAKKAAKAVMDCKKDDGSLRYTLYTKYDKNDFNDVDGKNTSNSKVYQRLWQMFYDMESIEKEWVWFVTKDKDTGWSGDVLPPSQGGHARQRPLQEQVDEYEYIGPDGYGYPVYSKRAKADGYDDENPFESVKRDPRFYRDIRYHGSIYGNKQMNTAEGDDAVSGSYLDQASHTGYYLRKFYKDAWDRGHGGHTINGPAIWRLPEIIYIYCEAVNETSGPNQEIYDLLNQIRERSFMAPIPPEAKTDKKLMNEYIQRERRVELFYENHRIWHCRLYLEPDDAEQLALEKAYEDANSWPYPKTQRFSHGMKPVEDPNGKIEVNGKHYRMERFIVPDNRTFNSPRAYLWPIMQDELKRCPSLVQNPGW